Proteins encoded by one window of Gordonia jinghuaiqii:
- a CDS encoding sulfate/molybdate ABC transporter ATP-binding protein encodes MNGDDLVVSIDNAVPRLQVEHRFAGSRTTALVGPNGAGKSTMLRVIAGLLRGDSGTRITLGDSVFRGPRAFVPPHRRGIALLSQDARLFPHLSVAENVAFAPSAQRLPRAEVRERVTRWLGAVEAGDLADRKPDQLSGGQTQRVAIARALAADPRILLLDEPFRALDVGVASRLRALLRGLLADRGRTTIMVTHDPVDALGLAEDIVVLDQGQVVESGSTRDVLTNPRSRFSASLSGLNLFVGRIGEANAVVDAAGNRVVGTTGEDVPPGDLGTGTPAAATFSPRAVAVYLEAPHGSPRTTLRATVRDVVPSGGHALVNTDAGGQVVAAEVTWEAAADLGLVAGVQVVLVVKASEVRVSAVAER; translated from the coding sequence GTGAACGGCGACGATCTGGTCGTGTCCATCGACAATGCGGTCCCACGGTTGCAGGTGGAGCATCGGTTCGCCGGGAGCCGGACAACCGCGCTCGTCGGACCGAACGGTGCAGGAAAGTCGACGATGCTGCGCGTGATCGCGGGACTGCTCCGGGGAGACTCCGGTACACGGATAACGCTCGGGGATTCCGTGTTTCGTGGTCCGCGGGCCTTCGTTCCGCCGCACCGGCGGGGCATCGCGTTGCTATCGCAGGATGCGCGCCTGTTCCCGCACCTGAGCGTCGCGGAGAACGTGGCCTTCGCGCCGTCGGCGCAGAGGCTACCGCGAGCGGAGGTCCGTGAACGAGTGACCCGGTGGCTCGGCGCCGTCGAGGCCGGCGACCTTGCCGATCGGAAGCCCGACCAGCTCTCCGGTGGACAGACACAGCGTGTGGCGATCGCCAGGGCGCTGGCCGCTGATCCGCGAATCCTGTTGCTGGACGAACCGTTTCGCGCCCTCGATGTCGGCGTCGCCAGTCGCCTGCGTGCACTGCTGCGCGGTCTGCTCGCCGATCGCGGCCGGACCACCATCATGGTGACCCACGATCCGGTGGACGCTCTCGGCCTTGCGGAGGACATTGTCGTCCTGGATCAGGGGCAAGTCGTCGAATCCGGTTCTACGCGTGACGTGTTGACCAATCCGAGGAGTCGATTCAGTGCTTCGCTGTCGGGGCTCAATCTGTTTGTGGGTCGGATCGGTGAGGCGAACGCCGTCGTCGACGCAGCCGGGAATCGGGTGGTCGGGACGACTGGGGAGGATGTACCGCCTGGTGATCTCGGCACTGGAACACCTGCCGCCGCCACGTTCTCACCGCGCGCCGTGGCCGTGTATCTCGAAGCGCCGCACGGTAGTCCGCGAACCACGCTGCGAGCGACCGTCCGCGACGTGGTCCCGAGTGGAGGCCACGCGCTGGTGAACACCGACGCCGGGGGTCAGGTCGTGGCTGCCGAGGTCACCTGGGAGGCGGCCGCGGATCTGGGGTTGGTCGCCGGGGTCCAAGTCGTGCTGGTGGTCAAGGCGAGCGAAGTACGGGTCAGCGCGGTCGCCGAGCGTTGA
- a CDS encoding ABC transporter permease: MTLSRPGLFRRDPAGLPAWVYGLAAFGVALIVLPPMALLARSPWDTFVDQVTSPSSIDALRLSLITATVSTVICLVVGVPMAMIFARYDGLIVRVLRSLVLLPLVLPPVVGGLALLYTFGRLGIVGEHLHAAGIDIAFSTAAVVLAQSFVALPFLVISVEGAVRVVGTRYEEVAATLGAGPSRTLWRVTLPLVMPSLLAGVVLAFARALGEFGATITFAGNAPGVTQTAPLAIYVSAIDDPQAAIPLSLILVLISLVVVVGVHSRRRRGGVGAL, translated from the coding sequence GTGACCCTGAGTCGACCCGGTCTGTTCCGCCGCGATCCCGCGGGGCTGCCTGCATGGGTGTATGGACTGGCGGCATTCGGGGTCGCGCTGATCGTCCTGCCGCCCATGGCGCTGCTCGCACGTTCTCCGTGGGACACCTTCGTCGACCAGGTGACCTCGCCGTCATCGATTGACGCCCTGCGTCTTTCGCTGATCACCGCGACGGTCAGCACGGTCATCTGTCTGGTTGTGGGTGTGCCCATGGCGATGATCTTCGCGCGGTACGACGGCCTTATCGTCCGCGTGCTGCGCTCCCTGGTGTTGCTGCCGTTGGTGTTGCCGCCGGTGGTGGGCGGTCTCGCGCTGCTCTACACGTTCGGCCGGCTGGGGATCGTCGGCGAGCACCTGCACGCGGCGGGGATCGACATCGCGTTCAGTACGGCTGCGGTGGTGCTGGCGCAGAGTTTTGTGGCACTGCCCTTTCTGGTGATCAGCGTGGAAGGCGCGGTGCGCGTGGTGGGTACGCGGTACGAAGAGGTGGCGGCGACGCTGGGCGCGGGGCCCAGCCGCACGCTGTGGCGCGTGACGCTGCCGCTCGTGATGCCGTCGCTCCTCGCCGGTGTCGTGCTGGCGTTCGCTCGTGCGCTGGGCGAGTTCGGCGCGACGATCACCTTCGCGGGCAACGCGCCCGGTGTCACCCAGACCGCACCCCTGGCGATCTACGTGTCTGCGATCGATGATCCACAGGCGGCGATACCGTTGTCGCTCATACTCGTTCTGATCTCGCTGGTCGTCGTGGTGGGTGTGCACAGCCGTCGGCGCCGGGGCGGGGTGGGAGCGCTGTGA
- the modA gene encoding molybdate ABC transporter substrate-binding protein, whose amino-acid sequence MKGFVVGAGLALALLAGCSADTSTTTLDVSAASSLKTAFTAIADEFERRHDGVTVSLSFDGSSTLVNQIKQGAPADVFAAADEKNMAKLGAAALDPRIFATNTLVIVTAPGNPRNIRSFADLDEPGVTTVVCQPAQPCGAATEAVERTTGVTVDAASEEQSVNAVLTKVTTGQADAGVVYVTDTRAAGDKVHTVADPAFAAVVNTYPITTLAGADARDLGAQFVELVLGPDGQAILTGAGFGPP is encoded by the coding sequence ATGAAGGGGTTCGTCGTCGGGGCCGGACTCGCGCTGGCCCTCCTCGCCGGCTGTTCCGCCGACACGTCGACGACCACCCTCGACGTGTCGGCTGCGTCGTCGCTGAAGACAGCCTTCACCGCGATCGCCGACGAATTCGAGCGGCGGCACGACGGGGTGACCGTGAGCCTGTCGTTCGACGGGTCGTCGACCCTGGTGAATCAGATCAAGCAGGGGGCGCCCGCCGATGTGTTCGCCGCTGCCGACGAGAAGAACATGGCGAAACTCGGCGCGGCGGCACTCGACCCGCGGATCTTCGCGACCAACACACTGGTGATCGTCACCGCGCCCGGTAATCCGCGGAACATAAGGTCGTTCGCGGATCTGGACGAACCCGGCGTCACGACCGTCGTGTGCCAGCCGGCGCAGCCGTGCGGGGCCGCAACCGAGGCGGTGGAGCGCACCACCGGCGTCACTGTAGACGCGGCGTCGGAGGAGCAATCGGTGAACGCCGTACTCACCAAGGTGACGACCGGACAGGCCGATGCGGGGGTCGTGTACGTGACCGATACGAGGGCGGCGGGCGACAAGGTGCACACCGTGGCCGACCCGGCGTTCGCGGCGGTGGTCAACACCTACCCGATCACGACGCTGGCCGGCGCCGATGCCCGGGACCTCGGTGCACAATTCGTCGAGCTGGTGCTCGGTCCGGACGGGCAGGCCATCCTGACCGGCGCCGGGTTCGGGCCACCGTGA
- a CDS encoding TOBE domain-containing protein: MSAIRIKDAAALLGVSDDTIRRWITTGVLEQSDEGSVATVDGARLAALARERAVAPDDGAAVARSARNRFTGLVTDVQMDGVMAQVTLQCGPFEVTSLMSAQSARELALAPGAVATAVVKATTVMVETVKGTR; the protein is encoded by the coding sequence ATGTCAGCAATTCGGATCAAGGACGCCGCAGCACTGCTCGGCGTCAGTGACGACACGATCCGCCGGTGGATCACCACCGGAGTACTCGAACAGTCCGATGAGGGTTCCGTCGCCACCGTCGACGGGGCGCGGCTCGCCGCGCTGGCCAGGGAACGCGCGGTGGCTCCCGACGACGGGGCCGCGGTGGCGCGGTCGGCTCGCAACCGGTTCACCGGGCTCGTCACGGATGTCCAGATGGACGGGGTGATGGCTCAGGTGACCCTGCAGTGCGGACCGTTCGAGGTGACCTCGTTGATGAGCGCGCAGTCGGCGCGGGAGCTGGCACTCGCTCCCGGTGCGGTGGCCACCGCGGTGGTCAAGGCGACCACGGTCATGGTGGAGACGGTCAAGGGCACCCGATGA
- a CDS encoding ATP-binding cassette domain-containing protein codes for MSSVTVPATAPGDVATPDVAIEAIDLVKRFGDFTAVDGVSFTVPRGSVLGLLGPNGAGKTTIVRMMTTLSPPTSGTARIAGYDVREQPGMVRQNMGLTGQAATVDEILTGRENLRMIGGLYGIGRKPLARRSEELLEQFSLGEAGDKQVKSYSGGMRRRLDLAVSLLATPPVLFLDEPTTGLDPRSRSELWDVLRDLVADGTTLLLTTQYLEEADQLADDIVVIDKGTIIAHGTSLQLKEQAGSASLVLTVSHADDLPAAEALLSKNGAEVFVDTAARRLTTGAGGLGDLPRVAAWFDESGIAVDDFGLARPSLDDVFLSLTGHRAEDTDHTIDEENP; via the coding sequence ATGAGCTCAGTCACAGTCCCCGCCACCGCACCGGGCGACGTTGCGACGCCCGACGTCGCCATCGAGGCCATCGACCTCGTGAAACGCTTCGGCGACTTCACCGCGGTCGACGGCGTCAGCTTCACCGTGCCGCGCGGCTCGGTGCTCGGCCTGCTCGGCCCCAACGGGGCAGGCAAGACGACCATCGTCCGCATGATGACCACCCTGTCCCCGCCCACCAGCGGAACGGCACGTATCGCCGGATACGACGTCCGCGAGCAACCGGGCATGGTCCGTCAGAACATGGGCCTGACCGGCCAGGCCGCCACGGTCGACGAGATCCTCACCGGTCGCGAGAACCTCCGGATGATCGGCGGTCTGTACGGGATCGGCCGCAAACCCCTGGCCCGCCGCTCCGAGGAACTGCTCGAACAGTTCTCCCTCGGCGAGGCCGGAGACAAGCAGGTCAAGTCGTACTCCGGAGGCATGCGCCGCCGCCTCGACCTCGCCGTCAGCCTGCTCGCCACACCTCCGGTCCTGTTCCTCGACGAACCGACCACCGGACTCGACCCGCGCAGCCGGTCGGAGTTGTGGGATGTCCTGCGCGATCTCGTCGCCGACGGCACCACGCTGCTGCTCACCACGCAGTACCTCGAGGAGGCCGACCAGTTGGCCGACGACATCGTCGTCATCGACAAGGGCACGATCATTGCCCACGGCACCTCCCTGCAGCTCAAGGAACAGGCCGGCTCGGCCAGCCTCGTGCTGACCGTGTCCCACGCCGACGACCTTCCCGCCGCCGAAGCCCTTCTGAGCAAAAACGGCGCGGAGGTGTTCGTCGACACCGCTGCACGCCGCCTGACCACCGGGGCCGGCGGTCTCGGGGACCTCCCCCGGGTCGCCGCGTGGTTCGACGAGAGCGGCATCGCCGTCGACGACTTCGGACTCGCCCGTCCGAGCCTCGACGACGTCTTCCTGTCCCTCACCGGCCACCGAGCCGAAGACACCGATCACACCATCGACGAGGAGAATCCCTGA